The following is a genomic window from Apis cerana isolate GH-2021 linkage group LG6, AcerK_1.0, whole genome shotgun sequence.
aatatgaattaaaatttaccgtCAATTCCATATCCTCATTTTCCTTTTTGACATAGAAAGGCCACCAGCCTTTTATCcgtttttgtttgaaaatatttacagtTGGCACAGACCCATCGGTCTTCAACATGCTTAATGTACAGAGTTTGCTATTCTTTGCACCTCGAGgaaatcgatttaaatcaAGAGTAATAGCACCCAAAAAATCGTCGGCTGAAAAGTGATCTGCATCCCAAACCTATATAAAATggattgaaaatatgaaagtaatgtatataaatatgaatatgaatttttttaatgtaatatatatatcacttgTAATTCTAAACGAGCTGGAATCTTGCATTCAGTTTCGTCCCAGCTAAAAAGACTCTCTTTGCGATTGATAACAATTTTCTCTTCTGCTACGAGATAATCAAACGGAAATATAAAACGCCAATTGAAATTCCCTTCTCCGGTTAAAGAACGATAATGAATATCTGTGGATTGGCAATCTTCTGGGCCTTTTAACCATCTAAATCATggggaaaaaattacaattaatttaaattcaaattaatcaatttcttaattcattctgtaaaaattatacaaatattatacccTTTAACATAAATGTCGCTCATTTTTTCACCAGTAAAGAATGCATCATCTTCCAATACAACGTCGTCTGTGTTccatataataattcgaagcTCGTAACTTTTAGGCTTTCTCGgtgaaatatcgatcgacgGTCCTGGTGAAGGCATATCCATGGGAAACATATCAACCCACATTTCTAACTTTCCTTGTTCGATTCCTGGTTTTTCAGGATTATAAAGTGGACGTGTCTCTACATGTTCAGGAACCAAGGCACAACCGATTCTTGGAAGAGCATGCCATTGATGAAGAACTGCCAATGCAAGATGCTCTTCTATGCCTAGAAGAACAAATGATTGTAATCAAATCTTGTAACAAAAACGATGATGTTTCCATTactttaaatcttatttaccTTTCGAATGAACGTAACATTCCATTTCTTCGTTAGACAAAGAGAACGTTTTTCTTCCAATTGATACTTTTCCGTGTGAATATACTGGTCCATCGATCTTTCCCTCTTTACAAAGTTTTGACAAGATTTGCATTGGTTTCATCGCATCTCTCCATTTATTGTAACCAGatctgaataataaaaaaaaaaaaaaattaaaaaaaaaataagtctatcatttattacgaaatatttccaaagaaAAACTTACTCGTCATATTTTTTAGCTAATCCACAAGTAGCACGATGCCtactataaaatctattttccaaATCGATTTTTGTTTCACCGATCATATCATCGGTGCCGACTAAATCCCAATCCAATACTTGGACAGTCAACAACGAATCCTGTGGAAAGGTTGCTTCTATTTCGAAACaccttgaaaataaaatgtattaaaatgtaatatttcgatatgaagaaattttatacatacttgCCAAAAACAGGATTAAGCTGTTTTGATACGTAATTCTCTTTATCACTGATTCTTTTATTGCCCAGCTGCAGAACGACGTATGGATCCGCTTTTCCATTCAAATCACAAGGATGAAGATCGTTTGCCTTGACAATATAGACTCGTACCAATACATGAATCGGTTCGTTCGAAGGTACACCTTGAAAAAAACCATATTGGGGATCGAAGCCCATAACCGTGTGATCTATTAAGTCTTTAGGAAGAGGccatttataaacttttaacgCTCCTTTAAAGCATCCAACTATTCTAGACTCGTCTTCAGGCTCATCTCCAGTTTTCTTTCCTCTGTACAATTCGAACGTGTGCAACCATTCTTTGAACTGTTCGAATTCTGGTTGAGCTTCTAATTCGTTcggataaattttcaacagcGCTGTTTTCGGAAATTTCCGATAAGTTTGCTTAGGACTAAGCTTCGAAACAAACTTCGCTGTATTCGCCGTCGACTTTAggccaaataattttttcgcggTAACACCAGGACTCTTGTCATCCGATGGATTCACTTGATTTTGATTGCAACTTTCCTCCATGTAATTTAGAACAGTACCATTCGCTTGTGTTTGAAATATTGGTTTCTCTCTACGAAGttccttattttcttctatcatGGCTTCAATAGAGGCAAAGTATTTCGTCCACCAATCTTGACAACCTTCCTCGTCTTCGAAAATACTGAAATCTCCTGAAAGATTTCCTTCGATTTTACTacgttactttattttttgattttataatatgatatactcACCCATACTTCCATCATTGACTAAACTTTGCTTCTTTTTTATGTTCTGTTCTGTTTTATCTCTCTTCGTTGGCCAACCTTGCTCTAAACCTAGAGTAATGATCGCATCTCCGATACTGAATTCAAGATCGGTTAAAGATTCTGGTAAAGATGCgtattgatatttgatttttgacgTATCGAAACCtaacatgaaaaattgaaaaaaatatgatatatatatatatatatatatttaaatttctaaaattaaaatcattttacttGTATATTGTtgcaattgatataaatttttccttttttcttcgacaTCCTTCGCTTTCTTCGTTTGCGGgcaatacatatatttatggatCGAATTTATCGTATGCGTTCCAACAAGAGTATAACGACCGAAACTTCTGCAATCTACAGCCCTGATTGTTAAAGGTGGCCGATAAAGTTCTTGTTCAGGCAATTccaattccaaaaatttcacCGGTGTATTGAAATTTGGATTCTTTTTTGCATTTGTTATAACCGAAGAATAGAGAATATGGCCAGCACATTCGACGTCTACTCGAGGTTTGTCCACGGTCATCAAATGTATCCTCTTTAAATCCCTCAGACCCCAAAACAAAACTTCGATTCTGCGACAGAAAATAACGAGGATGATGAAcagatttaacaattttaaaaattgcaaaaaaattatagatacgttggaaaattgttttaaattttaccgaTATTTGGACAGAGTTGGTCGAATACCGACAGGGACCGGAAGAATTGGTCCCTGATCCTGAGTCACAATAGGAGTTTGAGTTATTATCTCTTTCGGATCTGGCAATGTAGGTAAGCCATAATCTTTCGTCGAAGGATATtccaataattcaaaaacagCAAGAAGTTCGCCCGCTCTTGCAGCACCTCTTGTTACATCGTACCATTCCAACGATGGTGGAAATCTCGGTGGTGTGTAAGTTTCTGAGGCCAGTTTTACGTGAGGTCGCGCAACCGCTCGACCTATGTACTCAGATTTGCCCTGAAACCATCGTGCATTTACTTTATTCAATTTGTCTGAATAAATTTTGtcgatattaattcttttttttttctaacaataaattttcttattatgaataaaaatgttcttttttcatttttttcaaaatttctttaaaaaaaatgttcaagttgtgttaaaataataatttctgttttCTGATCAACTATATCTGAAACGTTACAGACATGCCATATAcgcaaattcaatttcaaaacgaTTTTGAACGGTGTAcctaaattaatatcgaaaaaaataaaatgtggaagcgtgtattttttttttttgcgtatgAATGTTGTATATCATATACAAACTGTTAAAGCAGAGCCCTCATGCAGTGTTATACAGTCCATAGTTACAAAATGACtctgtaaaaaaagaatcacaaaaagataagaaaattaatcaatttaatcaatcgtaaaaaaacgttattttctttcaattaaacaTTGTATCGCAACTAAAGATAAAGCAGAATCTTATATcaggaaaatttttcatcataccACTTTATCTTGATCGAACAGCTCGATAACGATCGACGGTGGATCCTTTTTAATTTCCTCGCCAGTCCCGTAAATCAATATGTCGTCGAAAAGAAGAAGTTCGTCCCATGTAGGACTCAGAGTTTCGTCGATTACTTGAGTGGACTTGCAAAATTCGCCGCAAATCACTCTTGCAAAGGGATCGGAAAGACCGGATGCATCGCTACCGATCAAAGACCGAGCTTGATACATGTGCGCTCTTAATTGGAACTTCTACTcgatataatcgaaatattttagtaagtgaaaatttttcatcaaatttaactatttgtcattttcgataattcatatataccTACGTGTTTTTCAacataatgaataatgattGGTGGTAAAGCACGAGGTCTGTCGACGTTTTTCAATTCGTGACTAAGTTCGTATCCCTTTGGCAAGCCTTgagtgaaatatttcttatgtttCAAGATACCGAGCCAcatataaatttgcaattttcctTGTATCGCCCAACCTGAAGGACCAAACCGCTTCTTACCTGGAAGCTattgatcaatttaattagaatcaaTGAATAACAAGAAGttttataaacgaataaattaaagacGAGATAAA
Proteins encoded in this region:
- the LOC108003262 gene encoding otoferlin isoform X6, giving the protein MEDEQQMLIDIEQNIANLERSLEQANTAAEAGKRKGSWHSPHKTSKKGLLQRGSSLLTDEKSPDRKSKSSTLKSMKSFIKLGKQRPPRARSCDSGSDTSELLDRRDSSCPTSNEPSRTNSMTSLETNISDYDTQVGSNATELQDMIVKSTKKSKPKTIDTGQTALKAQDYQVCITIIEARQLAGLNMDPVVCVQIGDQRKYTSVKESTNCPYYNEYFVFDFHMSPVMLFDKIITLSVQQSRNLLRANLTLGSFKLDIATVWAQPDHQFYHKWALLTDPDDVAGGPKGYLKCDISVIGKGDTVKIPPKSEKDEDDIEGNLLLPDGVPIERQRAKFIVKVYRADGLPKMNSSIMANVKKAFTGEVKDLVDPYVQVSFAGLTGKTSVKRHSYAPVWNEQIVFTEMFPPLCQRIKIQLCDNDPVHATVIGTHFVDLKQISNDGEKGFLPTFGPAFVHFYGSIRDYSIIDEHSTLNTGLGEGISYRARLLIAIRTEISDNVEMAPSEVEVEPTIPINESAYTRNEEFFLFATIMDATMIDKKLGDKPIYFELSIGNAGNALDGHNESSKMCDMGPKSGTSSDQEELQEVLSGSWQSTTPSCKPMTHDKIYYFLPYWDDKPCLHVRSIWPDYRRRMYNSNIISKISDKLEEGLSEVQSHIDDCSGEKILKSTLEELSSNCNRYVSISKSSVTGPGVGKTKLDKERTKLCQRELEGIGMMSRNLKAVVTKSSFKERLKTAQGYLQKLKFLVEDPQDSLPDVFIWVISSGRRIAYHRILGRDLIYSIVDEECGRYCGKVQTIFLKLPGKKRFGPSGWAIQGKLQIYMWLGILKHKKYFTQGLPKGYELSHELKNVDRPRALPPIIIHYVEKHKFQLRAHMYQARSLIGSDASGLSDPFARVICGEFCKSTQVIDETLSPTWDELLLFDDILIYGTGEEIKKDPPSIVIELFDQDKVSHFVTMDCITLHEGSALTGKSEYIGRAVARPHVKLASETYTPPRFPPSLEWYDVTRGAARAGELLAVFELLEYPSTKDYGLPTLPDPKEIITQTPIVTQDQGPILPVPVGIRPTLSKYRIEVLFWGLRDLKRIHLMTVDKPRVDVECAGHILYSSVITNAKKNPNFNTPVKFLELELPEQELYRPPLTIRAVDCRSFGRYTLVGTHTINSIHKYMYCPQTKKAKDVEEKRKNLYQLQQYTSFDTSKIKYQYASLPESLTDLEFSIGDAIITLGLEQGWPTKRDKTEQNIKKKQSLVNDGSMGNLSGDFSIFEDEEGCQDWWTKYFASIEAMIEENKELRREKPIFQTQANGTVLNYMEESCNQNQVNPSDDKSPGVTAKKLFGLKSTANTAKFVSKLSPKQTYRKFPKTALLKIYPNELEAQPEFEQFKEWLHTFELYRGKKTGDEPEDESRIVGCFKGALKVYKWPLPKDLIDHTVMGFDPQYGFFQGVPSNEPIHVLVRVYIVKANDLHPCDLNGKADPYVVLQLGNKRISDKENYVSKQLNPVFGKCFEIEATFPQDSLLTVQVLDWDLVGTDDMIGETKIDLENRFYSRHRATCGLAKKYDESGYNKWRDAMKPMQILSKLCKEGKIDGPVYSHGKVSIGRKTFSLSNEEMECYVHSKGIEEHLALAVLHQWHALPRIGCALVPEHVETRPLYNPEKPGIEQGKLEMWVDMFPMDMPSPGPSIDISPRKPKSYELRIIIWNTDDVVLEDDAFFTGEKMSDIYVKGWLKGPEDCQSTDIHYRSLTGEGNFNWRFIFPFDYLVAEEKIVINRKESLFSWDETECKIPARLELQVWDADHFSADDFLGAITLDLNRFPRGAKNSKLCTLSMLKTDGSVPTVNIFKQKRIKGWWPFYVKKENEDMELTGKVEAEIHLLSKEEAEKNPAGFGRNEPDPLEKPNRPDASFMWFMNPLKSIKYIIWHNYKLAILKAFIIIGLIVLVLLFFYAIPGYSVKKLLGA
- the LOC108003262 gene encoding otoferlin isoform X4, giving the protein MALVVIVKNFQGLKCKGDKIVKVDFRGVSHYSKCLEESGDYISVDESFTWNLGRPVDEVEVLQLSVISRGVLKNEKVLAKYGLVLQTVVREGRIDITDFLVDLNNKPLPTVVCFEIRYNPPDGSCSSYAASEIMEDEQQMLIDIEQNIANLERSLEQANTAAEAGKRKGSWHSPHKTSKKGLLQRGSSLLTDEKSPDRKSKSSTLKSMKSFIKLGKQRPPRARSCDSGSDTSELLDRRDSSCPTSNEPSRTNSMTSLETNISDYDTQVGSNATELQDMIVKSTKKSKPKTIDTGQTALKAQDYQVCITIIEARQLAGLNMDPVVCVQIGDQRKYTSVKESTNCPYYNEYFVFDFHMSPVMLFDKIITLSVQQSRNLLRANLTLGSFKLDIATVWAQPDHQFYHKWALLTDPDDVAGGPKGYLKCDISVIGKGDTVKIPPKSEKDEDDIEGNLLLPDGVPIERQRAKFIVKVYRADGLPKMNSSIMANVKKAFTGEVKDLVDPYVQVSFAGLTGKTSVKRHSYAPVWNEQIVFTEMFPPLCQRIKIQLCDNDPVHATVIGTHFVDLKQISNDGEKGFLPTFGPAFVHFYGSIRDYSIIDEHSTLNTGLGEGISYRARLLIAIRTEISDNVEMAPSEVEVEPTIPINESAYTRNEEFFLFATIMDATMIDKKLGDKPIYFELSIGNAGNALDGHNESSKMCDMGPKSGTSSDQEELQEVLSGSWQSTTPSCKPMTHDKIYYFLPYWDDKPCLHVRSIWPDYRRRMYNSNIISKISDKLEEGLSEVQSHIDDCSGEKILKSTLEELSSNCNRYVSISKSSVTGPGVGKTKLDKERTKLCQRELEGIGMMSRNLKAVVTKSSFKERLKTAQGYLQKLKFLVEDPQDSLPDVFIWVISSGRRIAYHRILGRDLIYSIVDEECGRYCGKVQTIFLKLPGKKRFGPSGWAIQGKLQIYMWLGILKHKKYFTQGLPKGYELSHELKNVDRPRALPPIIIHYVEKHKFQLRAHMYQARSLIGSDASGLSDPFARVICGEFCKSTQVIDETLSPTWDELLLFDDILIYGTGEEIKKDPPSIVIELFDQDKGKSEYIGRAVARPHVKLASETYTPPRFPPSLEWYDVTRGAARAGELLAVFELLEYPSTKDYGLPTLPDPKEIITQTPIVTQDQGPILPVPVGIRPTLSKYRIEVLFWGLRDLKRIHLMTVDKPRVDVECAGHILYSSVITNAKKNPNFNTPVKFLELELPEQELYRPPLTIRAVDCRSFGRYTLVGTHTINSIHKYMYCPQTKKAKDVEEKRKNLYQLQQYTSFDTSKIKYQYASLPESLTDLEFSIGDAIITLGLEQGWPTKRDKTEQNIKKKQSLVNDGSMGNLSGDFSIFEDEEGCQDWWTKYFASIEAMIEENKELRREKPIFQTQANGTVLNYMEESCNQNQVNPSDDKSPGVTAKKLFGLKSTANTAKFVSKLSPKQTYRKFPKTALLKIYPNELEAQPEFEQFKEWLHTFELYRGKKTGDEPEDESRIVGCFKGALKVYKWPLPKDLIDHTVMGFDPQYGFFQGVPSNEPIHVLVRVYIVKANDLHPCDLNGKADPYVVLQLGNKRISDKENYVSKQLNPVFGKCFEIEATFPQDSLLTVQVLDWDLVGTDDMIGETKIDLENRFYSRHRATCGLAKKYDESGYNKWRDAMKPMQILSKLCKEGKIDGPVYSHGKVSIGRKTFSLSNEEMECYVHSKGIEEHLALAVLHQWHALPRIGCALVPEHVETRPLYNPEKPGIEQGKLEMWVDMFPMDMPSPGPSIDISPRKPKSYELRIIIWNTDDVVLEDDAFFTGEKMSDIYVKGWLKGPEDCQSTDIHYRSLTGEGNFNWRFIFPFDYLVAEEKIVINRKESLFSWDETECKIPARLELQVWDADHFSADDFLGAITLDLNRFPRGAKNSKLCTLSMLKTDGSVPTVNIFKQKRIKGWWPFYVKKENEDMELTGKVEAEIHLLSKEEAEKNPAGFGRNEPDPLEKPNRPDASFMWFMNPLKSIKYIIWHNYKLAILKAFIIIGLIVLVLLFFYAIPGYSVKKLLGA
- the LOC108003262 gene encoding otoferlin isoform X5 translates to MALVVIVKNFQGLKCKGDKIVKVDFRGVSHYSKCLEESGDYISVDESFTWNLGRPVDEVEVLQLSVISRGVLKNEKVLAKYGLVLQTVVREGRIDITDFLVDLNNKPLPTVVCFEIRYNPPDGSCSSYAASEIMEDEQQMLIDIEQNIANLERSLEQANTAAEAGKRKGSWHSPHKTSKKGLLQRGSSLLTDEKSPDRKSKSSTLKSMKSFIKLGKQRPPRARSCDSGSDTSELLDRRDSSCPTSNEPSRTNSMTSLETNISDYDTQVGSNATELQDMIVKSTKKSKPKTIDTGQTALKAQDYQVCITIIEARQLAGLNMDPVVCVQIGDQRKYTSVKESTNCPYYNEYFVFDFHMSPVMLFDKIITLSVQQSRNLLRANLTLGSFKLDIATVWAQPDHQFYHKWALLTDPDDVAGGPKGYLKCDISVIGKGDTVKIPPKSEKDEDDIEGNLLLPDGVPIERQRAKFIVKVYRADGLPKMNSSIMANVKKAFTGEVKDLVDPYVQVSFAGLTGKTSVKRHSYAPVWNEQIVFTEMFPPLCQRIKIQLCDNDPVHATVIGTHFVDLKQISNDGEKGFLPTFGPAFVHFYGSIRDYSIIDEHSTLNTGLGEGISYRARLLIAIRTEISDNVEMAPSEVEVEPTIPINESAYTRNEEFFLFATIMDATMIDKKLGDKPIYFELSIGNAGNALDGHNESSKMCDMGPKSGTSSDQEELQEVLSGSWQSTTPSCKPMTHDKIYYFLPYWDDKPCLHVRSIWPDYRRRMYNSNIISKISDKLEEGLSEVQSHIDDCSGEKILKSTLEELSSNCNRYVSISKSSVTGPGVGKTKLDKERTKLCQRELEGIGMMSRNLKAVVTKSSFKERLKTAQGYLQKLKFLVEDPQDSLPDVFIWVISSGRRIAYHRILGRDLIYSIVDEECGRYCGKVQTIFLKLPGKKRFGPSGWAIQGKLQIYMWLGILKHKKYFTQGLPKGYELSHELKNVDRPRALPPIIIHYVEKHKFQLRAHMYQARSLIGSDASGLSDPFARVICGEFCKSTQVIDETLSPTWDELLLFDDILIYGTGEEIKKDPPSIVIELFDQDKVGKSEYIGRAVARPHVKLASETYTPPRFPPSLEWYDVTRGAARAGELLAVFELLEYPSTKDYGLPTLPDPKEIITQTPIVTQDQGPILPVPVGIRPTLSKYRIEVLFWGLRDLKRIHLMTVDKPRVDVECAGHILYSSVITNAKKNPNFNTPVKFLELELPEQELYRPPLTIRAVDCRSFGRYTLVGTHTINSIHKYMYCPQTKKAKDVEEKRKNLYQLQQYTSFDTSKIKYQYASLPESLTDLEFSIGDAIITLGLEQGWPTKRDKTEQNIKKKQSLVNDGSMGDFSIFEDEEGCQDWWTKYFASIEAMIEENKELRREKPIFQTQANGTVLNYMEESCNQNQVNPSDDKSPGVTAKKLFGLKSTANTAKFVSKLSPKQTYRKFPKTALLKIYPNELEAQPEFEQFKEWLHTFELYRGKKTGDEPEDESRIVGCFKGALKVYKWPLPKDLIDHTVMGFDPQYGFFQGVPSNEPIHVLVRVYIVKANDLHPCDLNGKADPYVVLQLGNKRISDKENYVSKQLNPVFGKCFEIEATFPQDSLLTVQVLDWDLVGTDDMIGETKIDLENRFYSRHRATCGLAKKYDESGYNKWRDAMKPMQILSKLCKEGKIDGPVYSHGKVSIGRKTFSLSNEEMECYVHSKGIEEHLALAVLHQWHALPRIGCALVPEHVETRPLYNPEKPGIEQGKLEMWVDMFPMDMPSPGPSIDISPRKPKSYELRIIIWNTDDVVLEDDAFFTGEKMSDIYVKGWLKGPEDCQSTDIHYRSLTGEGNFNWRFIFPFDYLVAEEKIVINRKESLFSWDETECKIPARLELQVWDADHFSADDFLGAITLDLNRFPRGAKNSKLCTLSMLKTDGSVPTVNIFKQKRIKGWWPFYVKKENEDMELTGKVEAEIHLLSKEEAEKNPAGFGRNEPDPLEKPNRPDASFMWFMNPLKSIKYIIWHNYKLAILKAFIIIGLIVLVLLFFYAIPGYSVKKLLGA
- the LOC108003262 gene encoding otoferlin isoform X3; translation: MALVVIVKNFQGLKCKGDKIVKVDFRGVSHYSKCLEESGDYISVDESFTWNLGRPVDEVEVLQLSVISRGVLKNEKVLAKYGLVLQTVVREGRIDITDFLVDLNNKPLPTVVCFEIRYNPPDGSCSSYAASEIMEDEQQMLIDIEQNIANLERSLEQANTAAEAGKRKGSWHSPHKTSKKGLLQRGSSLLTDEKSPDRKSKSSTLKSMKSFIKLGKQRPPRARSCDSGSDTSELLDRRDSSCPTSNEPSRTNSMTSLETNISDYDTQVGSNATELQDMIVKSTKKSKPKTIDTGQTALKAQDYQVCITIIEARQLAGLNMDPVVCVQIGDQRKYTSVKESTNCPYYNEYFVFDFHMSPVMLFDKIITLSVQQSRNLLRANLTLGSFKLDIATVWAQPDHQFYHKWALLTDPDDVAGGPKGYLKCDISVIGKGDTVKIPPKSEKDEDDIEGNLLLPDGVPIERQRAKFIVKVYRADGLPKMNSSIMANVKKAFTGEVKDLVDPYVQVSFAGLTGKTSVKRHSYAPVWNEQIVFTEMFPPLCQRIKIQLCDNDPVHATVIGTHFVDLKQISNDGEKGFLPTFGPAFVHFYGSIRDYSIIDEHSTLNTGLGEGISYRARLLIAIRTEISDNVEMAPSEVEVEPTIPINESAYTRNEEFFLFATIMDATMIDKKLGDKPIYFELSIGNAGNALDGHNESSKMCDMGPKSGTSSDQEELQEVLSGSWQSTTPSCKPMTHDKIYYFLPYWDDKPCLHVRSIWPDYRRRMYNSNIISKISDKLEEGLSEVQSHIDDCSGEKILKSTLEELSSNCNRYVSISKSSVTGPGVGKTKLDKERTKLCQRELEGIGMMSRNLKAVVTKSSFKERLKTAQGYLQKLKFLVEDPQDSLPDVFIWVISSGRRIAYHRILGRDLIYSIVDEECGRYCGKVQTIFLKLPGKKRFGPSGWAIQGKLQIYMWLGILKHKKYFTQGLPKGYELSHELKNVDRPRALPPIIIHYVEKHKFQLRAHMYQARSLIGSDASGLSDPFARVICGEFCKSTQVIDETLSPTWDELLLFDDILIYGTGEEIKKDPPSIVIELFDQDKVGKSEYIGRAVARPHVKLASETYTPPRFPPSLEWYDVTRGAARAGELLAVFELLEYPSTKDYGLPTLPDPKEIITQTPIVTQDQGPILPVPVGIRPTLSKYRIEVLFWGLRDLKRIHLMTVDKPRVDVECAGHILYSSVITNAKKNPNFNTPVKFLELELPEQELYRPPLTIRAVDCRSFGRYTLVGTHTINSIHKYMYCPQTKKAKDVEEKRKNLYQLQQYTSFDTSKIKYQYASLPESLTDLEFSIGDAIITLGLEQGWPTKRDKTEQNIKKKQSLVNDGSMGNLSGDFSIFEDEEGCQDWWTKYFASIEAMIEENKELRREKPIFQTQANGTVLNYMEESCNQNQVNPSDDKSPGVTAKKLFGLKSTANTAKFVSKLSPKQTYRKFPKTALLKIYPNELEAQPEFEQFKEWLHTFELYRGKKTGDEPEDESRIVGCFKGALKVYKWPLPKDLIDHTVMGFDPQYGFFQGVPSNEPIHVLVRVYIVKANDLHPCDLNGKADPYVVLQLGNKRISDKENYVSKQLNPVFGKCFEIEATFPQDSLLTVQVLDWDLVGTDDMIGETKIDLENRFYSRHRATCGLAKKYDESGYNKWRDAMKPMQILSKLCKEGKIDGPVYSHGKVSIGRKTFSLSNEEMECYVHSKGIEEHLALAVLHQWHALPRIGCALVPEHVETRPLYNPEKPGIEQGKLEMWVDMFPMDMPSPGPSIDISPRKPKSYELRIIIWNTDDVVLEDDAFFTGEKMSDIYVKGWLKGPEDCQSTDIHYRSLTGEGNFNWRFIFPFDYLVAEEKIVINRKESLFSWDETECKIPARLELQVWDADHFSADDFLGAITLDLNRFPRGAKNSKLCTLSMLKTDGSVPTVNIFKQKRIKGWWPFYVKKENEDMELTGKVEAEIHLLSKEEAEKNPAGFGRNEPDPLEKPNRPDASFMWFMNPLKSIKYIIWHNYKLAILKAFIIIGLIVLVLLFFYAIPGYSVKKLLGA
- the LOC108003262 gene encoding otoferlin isoform X1, with the protein product MALVVIVKNFQGLKCKGDKIVKVDFRGVSHYSKCLEESGDYISVDESFTWNLGRPVDEVEVLQLSVISRGVLKNEKVLAKYGLVLQTVVREGRIDITDFLVDLNNKPLPTVVCFEIRYNPPDGSCSSYAASEIMEDEQQMLIDIEQNIANLERSLEQANTAAEAGKRKGSWHSPHKTSKKGLLQRGSSLLTDEKSPDRKSKSSTLKSMKSFIKLGKQRPPRARSCDSGSDTSELLDRRDSSCPTSNEPSRTNSMTSLETNISDYDTQVGSNATELQDMIVKSTKKSKPKTIDTGQTALKAQDYQVCITIIEARQLAGLNMDPVVCVQIGDQRKYTSVKESTNCPYYNEYFVFDFHMSPVMLFDKIITLSVQQSRNLLRANLTLGSFKLDIATVWAQPDHQFYHKWALLTDPDDVAGGPKGYLKCDISVIGKGDTVKIPPKSEKDEDDIEGNLLLPDGVPIERQRAKFIVKVYRADGLPKMNSSIMANVKKAFTGEVKDLVDPYVQVSFAGLTGKTSVKRHSYAPVWNEQIVFTEMFPPLCQRIKIQLCDNDPVHATVIGTHFVDLKQISNDGEKGFLPTFGPAFVHFYGSIRDYSIIDEHSTLNTGLGEGISYRARLLIAIRTEISDNVEMAPSEVEVEPTIPINESAYTRNEEFFLFATIMDATMIDKKLGDKPIYFELSIGNAGNALDGHNESSKMCDMGPKSGTSSDQEELQEVLSGSWQSTTPSCKPMTHDKIYYFLPYWDDKPCLHVRSIWPDYRRRMYNSNIISKISDKLEEGLSEVQSHIDDCSGEKILKSTLEELSSNCNRYVSISKSSVTGPGVGKTKLDKERTKLCQRELEGIGMMSRNLKAVVTKSSFKERLKTAQGYLQKLKFLVEDPQDSLPDVFIWVISSGRRIAYHRILGRDLIYSIVDEECGRYCGKVQTIFLKLPGKKRFGPSGWAIQGKLQIYMWLGILKHKKYFTQGLPKGYELSHELKNVDRPRALPPIIIHYVEKHKFQLRAHMYQARSLIGSDASGLSDPFARVICGEFCKSTQVIDETLSPTWDELLLFDDILIYGTGEEIKKDPPSIVIELFDQDKVSHFVTMDCITLHEGSALTGKSEYIGRAVARPHVKLASETYTPPRFPPSLEWYDVTRGAARAGELLAVFELLEYPSTKDYGLPTLPDPKEIITQTPIVTQDQGPILPVPVGIRPTLSKYRIEVLFWGLRDLKRIHLMTVDKPRVDVECAGHILYSSVITNAKKNPNFNTPVKFLELELPEQELYRPPLTIRAVDCRSFGRYTLVGTHTINSIHKYMYCPQTKKAKDVEEKRKNLYQLQQYTSFDTSKIKYQYASLPESLTDLEFSIGDAIITLGLEQGWPTKRDKTEQNIKKKQSLVNDGSMGNLSGDFSIFEDEEGCQDWWTKYFASIEAMIEENKELRREKPIFQTQANGTVLNYMEESCNQNQVNPSDDKSPGVTAKKLFGLKSTANTAKFVSKLSPKQTYRKFPKTALLKIYPNELEAQPEFEQFKEWLHTFELYRGKKTGDEPEDESRIVGCFKGALKVYKWPLPKDLIDHTVMGFDPQYGFFQGVPSNEPIHVLVRVYIVKANDLHPCDLNGKADPYVVLQLGNKRISDKENYVSKQLNPVFGKCFEIEATFPQDSLLTVQVLDWDLVGTDDMIGETKIDLENRFYSRHRATCGLAKKYDESGYNKWRDAMKPMQILSKLCKEGKIDGPVYSHGKVSIGRKTFSLSNEEMECYVHSKGIEEHLALAVLHQWHALPRIGCALVPEHVETRPLYNPEKPGIEQGKLEMWVDMFPMDMPSPGPSIDISPRKPKSYELRIIIWNTDDVVLEDDAFFTGEKMSDIYVKGWLKGPEDCQSTDIHYRSLTGEGNFNWRFIFPFDYLVAEEKIVINRKESLFSWDETECKIPARLELQVWDADHFSADDFLGAITLDLNRFPRGAKNSKLCTLSMLKTDGSVPTVNIFKQKRIKGWWPFYVKKENEDMELTGKVEAEIHLLSKEEAEKNPAGFGRNEPDPLEKPNRPDASFMWFMNPLKSIKYIIWHNYKLAILKAFIIIGLIVLVLLFFYAIPGYSVKKLLGA